Proteins encoded together in one Acidimicrobiales bacterium window:
- a CDS encoding STAS domain-containing protein, with protein sequence MDRTVGATFAVVAPPGREGPAEQVDGLDVVVLEHDGSTLLRVVGEIDSYTAPLLRRRLVEQVDRRAVEVVVDLAETTLIDSTGLGVLVAAAARLREAGGRLVVLCPSPFLREVFALSGVDQLLDIVTSDGPAGG encoded by the coding sequence CACCTCCGGGCCGTGAGGGGCCGGCCGAGCAGGTCGACGGGCTCGACGTGGTCGTCCTCGAGCACGACGGGTCGACCCTCCTGCGAGTGGTCGGCGAGATCGACTCCTACACCGCGCCCCTGCTCCGCCGCCGCCTGGTCGAGCAGGTCGACCGCCGGGCCGTCGAGGTCGTCGTCGACCTGGCCGAGACCACCCTCATCGACTCGACGGGCCTGGGCGTGCTCGTCGCCGCGGCCGCCCGCCTCCGCGAGGCCGGGGGCCGGCTGGTCGTGCTCTGCCCCTCGCCGTTCCTCCGGGAGGTGTTCGCCCTGAGCGGCGTGGACCAGCTCCTCGACATCGTCACGTCCGATGGCCCTGCCGGAGGCTGA